One Lasioglossum baleicum chromosome 6, iyLasBale1, whole genome shotgun sequence genomic window carries:
- the LOC143209350 gene encoding uncharacterized protein LOC143209350, whose product MPLWNFIRDIFLGRNSDEPRNRGFFDDQDKFDRDNFRNPIWQNDEDDDDMEDFRHSRGGIHFRIFSDPLEITRHFESQMDNLLKSFFFGFHHEDPNMFPPALPFSTPQEENLRDKMLKPHSDNSEVTPKLDVDLDGKVTVDNFSNVWDKYNEPAKYKSSATVVMQRKEFTRKPDGTIEQKRIIKDNDGNEEITVSRQIGDKLHTITTKKDKDGVETKTEDLVNIDKNDITGNHWLFPKDDNINFPNISLFPWKHFFKPDPKL is encoded by the exons ATGCCACTCTGGAATTTTATTCGTGATATATTTCTTGGAAGAAATTCGGATGAACCCAGAAACAGAGG GTTCTTCGATGACCAAGATAAGTTTGACAGAGACAATTTCAGAAATCCAATTTGGCAAAATGATGAAGACGATGATGATATGGAAGATTTTAg GCATTCCAGGGGAGGTATTCACTTCCGTATTTTCAGTGATCCCCTAGAAATCACAAGACATTTTGAATCGCAAatggataatttattaaaaagctTTTTCTTTGGATTTCATCATGAag ATCCTAATATGTTTCCACCTGCACTTCCATTTTCAACTCCGCAAGAAGAGAATTTACGCGACAAAATGTTAAAGCCTCATAGCGACAATTCTGAAGTAACACCAAAGTTGGATGTAGATTTGGATGGCAA GGTAACAGTGGACAATTTTTCTAATGTATGGGACAAGTATAATGAGCCAGCTAAGTATAAATCATCGGCAACAGTTGTAATGCAAAGGAAAGAGTTTACACGTAAACCTGATGGCACGATAGAACAAAAACGAATAATTAAAGATAATGATGGAAACGAAGAAATAACTGTATCACGACAAATTGGTGATAAATTGCATACTATTACCACGAAAAAAGATAAAGATGGTGTGGAAACTAAAACAGAAGACCTGGTTAATATCGATAAAA ATGATATAACAGGAAACCACTGGTTATTCCCGAAGGACGACAATATTAATTTTCCTAATATAAGTCTTTTTccttggaaacatttttttaagccAGATCCGAAATTGTAG
- the Sys1 gene encoding sys1 golgi trafficking protein — protein sequence MNNISGQFRKTIWDPFLIISQIVAVQSVMYFCLALWIWIIATFLGSTKSLDYAFHYKEIHVRDFAGQLTIVIFILNSLVGAFTLWWLVQRTKQCMDFACTAHLIHLLCCWVYNASFPSTFSWWCLNIVSLSIMCVCGEFLCMKTELQAIPLGMNSHKTAL from the coding sequence ATGAATAATATATCAGGACAATTTCGCAAAACAATATGGGATCCTTTCCTTATAATATCTCAAATAGTAGCTGTTCAATCTGTCATGTATTTCTGTCTCGCACTATGGATCTGGATTATCGCTACGTTCCTTGGATCGACAAAGTCATTAGATTATGCTTTTCACTATAAGGAAATACATGTTCGAGATTTTGCTGGTCAGCTCACTAtagttattttcattttaaattcgCTAGTCGGCGCGTTCACATTATGGTGGTTGGTGCAGAGAACAAAACAATGCATGGATTTCGCGTGTACAGCACACTTAATACATTTGTTGTGTTGTTGGGTGTACAATGCAAGTTTCCCATCAACTTTCAGTTGGTGGTGTTTAAACATTGTGTCTCTTAGCATAATGTGCGTTTGTGGTgagtttctttgtatgaaaactGAACTGCAAGCAATACCATTGGGTATGAACAGTCATAAAACAGCTTTGTAA